The Candidatus Krumholzibacteriota bacterium genome segment GACGATAAACGCCCGCGAACTGGAATATATGATCAGCCGTCTTTCGTGCCACGAACTTTCGGAAGTGAGGGAGTTTTCGGACAGGTTGTCGAAAATAGCTCACAGGAAAGTACCTTCTCTTGTGCGGTATCCGGGGGCGACTGATTACTTCAGAATGATGCCGGTGGTAAAGAGAGAGGCCGGAAGGATAGCTCGGGTAAAAAGAAAAGACCAGTCGGAAAGGGTCAGGCTGGTAGACGCTACTGAAAACGGAGATATAAAGCTGATAGGAAGCATCATATACTCGGGCGGCCAGAGTTCCTACGCCGAATCGATGGAAGCCGCAAAGAGGATGAAGAGTAAAAATCGATCCGAAATCGTTGCTTCGGTCATGAAGGAGATCGAATCATATAACGGTGTGTGGAGAGAATTTGAAAATATCGACATGACCTTCGAGGTCGTAGTATCTGCTTCATGTTACGCGCAGCTGAAGAGGCACAGGATGACGACCCAGATCGTCCAGCCATATTCAACATCTCTCGGAGTCTCTATTCCCGAATCGGTGCGAAAAGCAGGTGGAATATCTCTTTTCAGAGAGGGTATAAAAAAGTCCGAAGGACTTTACAGGAAGTTGAGGGAAAAAGCAGGTATTTCCGCGGAATATGTTTTGACAAACGCGCACCGGAGAAGGGTGATGGTCAAGATCAATCTCAGGGAACTGTATCATTTTTCCAGGCTCAGAAGCGATGCCCACGCCCAATGGGAGATAAGGGAAATATCGGAGATGATGTGTTCTCTCGCGAGGGAAAGATTTCCCCTCGGGGGCTCAATGCTTGGCGGGAAAGACCAGTTTTACGAAATAAAAAAGAAATGCACCTGATGTATAACATTAAGTAGTTTAAATAACCATATAATTAAAAAGATATTATAATGTCATCATTAAGAGTTCTGGTGAAAAGGCGCGTCGGTTTCCGCAAGTCGCTTCAAAGCCGATCCTTCTCTCTTTTCCTGCTGATGGCCATCCTGGCATTCCTCGTATCGCATCTTTCCTTCTCCAGTGGGCTGGAAGGCGCTGGAGGTGATAAAGCGCTGAGCTCCTCTCCCGATAGGATCATATCCCTTTCGCCAAGCAGTACGGAGATACTATACGCTCTTGGGCTTGAGGATAGACTGGTCGGCGTGACAAGGTTCTGCAAGTTTCCACCCGGCGTTTCGGAAAAACCCAAGGTCGGGGGTTATCTTGATCCCAATTACGAGATAATAGCGTTGCTGAAACCTGACATGGTGATCCTTCTGCCGGAGCAGGATGCTGCCGGAAGGTATCTTGATCAACTGAGGATCGCTCATATGACTGTAGATAACAAGACGATAGAGGATATCCTTGCATCAATCAGGATGATAGGAGAAATATGCGGGGTGGATAGTGCCGCCGTGAAACTGGTCTCATCCCTCGAATCACGGATAGATTCCGTCCGGACCAGGGTCCTAGCCGGGGCCAGGCCGAGAATAATGATAACGATAGGAAGGGATTTTGGATCTGATTCTCTCGGAAAGATCTATATAGCGGGAAGAAAGACATATTACGACGAGATCATAGATATCGCCGGGGGCGTGAATGCCTGCGGGGAGAGGATGATAAAGTACCCGGTCATCTCAGCCGAGGGTGTCCTCGCGATAGATCCCGACATGATCATCGAACTTCTTCCTGAAAAAGATGCGGCAGGTTATACTGAGGAAGAGATAAACAGGCCATGGAAAGGGATCCCGAATGCCAGGGCGGTAAGGGGAAAGAAAATATATCTACTGACGCAGGATTATACCCAGATTCCGGGACCGAGATTCATAATGCTTCTCGAGGATATAGCCGGAATAATCAATTCGGAGTGAAGATGCGAGGAATAGATATAAGAATCGATCGACTGTCATGCCGGCTCGGCGGGAAGGAGATCCTTTCGTCGATGACATTTGAAGTCCCCGCCGGGAAGCATCTTTCAATAATCGGCCCAAATGGCGCCGGGAAAACGACTCTTCTGAAATGCATCATGCGGATCCTTCCGATCTCGAACGGATCGATTGAGATCAGAGGCCGGAAGATCGGCGAGTACAGTCAGAAGAAGCTTGCGAGGGATATCGGGTATGTCCCCCAGAACGCCGGCAGATCGATACCATTTACAGTAGAAGAACTCGTTTTGATGGGGCGATATCCATATCTCAGTCCTTTCTCATCTGTTACTCCGGAAGACCGTGACGCGGCGCGTTCAGCGCTTGATATGACCGGGACACTGGCCCTTTCGGACCGCGGGTTTGACAGTCTCAGCGGGGGTGAGCAGCAGCTCGTCCTGATCGCGTCGGTCCTCGCCCAGGGATCGGGAATAATACTTCTCGACGAACCGGCGACATTCCTCGATCCGAAACACGCGGAAGAAGTGTACAGGATACTTCGCAGGATCAGGGAAGAGATGAACGCGACGATACTCTCCGTCACGCACGATATAAACAGTTCACTTATGGTCTCGGACGCGATCCTGGCCATAAAGGATGGGAAACGCGCATATTACGGAAAAACTGGAGATCTCACTGCCGCTGGCGTCCTTGACGAAGTATTCGACAAGAAATTCCTCTATTCAGATCATCCCGTCTCCGGGACGAGAATAATAATGCCGGATGTGATCAGGTGATGAAGAATAAAAGAAAATTGTTCATAGCCTTCTTCTTTCTGGCTTCCTTTACAGTGATAGCGGCGGCCCCGTTTTTCGGAGTTGAAAAGATCACACCTGGAACTGTACTGAGACCGGACAGTGACGATGTAAAGGCGGAGATATTCTGGAAGATAAGGGTTCCGAGGGTAATAGCGGCTTTTTGCGCCGGGGCGGCACTCGCGCTGAGTGGGATGGCATTTCAGGCGATATTCAGAAATCCTCTGGCAACCCCGTTCACCCTGGGAGTATCGAGCGGATCGGCGTTCGGAGCGGCCATCTACATTCAGATGGGGATTTCTTTCTCGCTTCCGGGAATATCCGGTCAGTCGCTCTTCGCCTTTATGGCCGCGCTTGTATCGATAGGTATAGTCTACGGGCTTACAAGGTTGAAAAAAGGATTCTCCACAGCCACGATGTTGATATCCGGAGTGGCAGTAAATTTCTTCTTCTCGAGCCTGATCCTCTTTATACAGTATATAAGTGATTTCGATAATTCCTTCAGGATAATCAGGTGGCTTATGGGTGGTTTCGAGATCGTCGGGTACTCACCGGTATTGACTATCCTGCCTTTTATAGCGATCGGGACGATCATGATCCTTCTGAAGATAAATGAGCTGAACCTGATAACCGCCGGGGATGATCTTGCCGCCGGCAAGGGCGTCGACATAAAGAGAACGAGGACTGTAATATTTCTCGCGGCAAGCCTGATGATCGGCAGCATAGTATCGATATTCGGCGTGATAGGGTTTGTCGGGATGATGGTACCGCACATATGCAGGTTGATAGCCGGGTATAATCACAGGAATCTCGCTCCGGCAAGCCTCGTCTTCGGAGGGACTTTCCTGGTTATCTGCGACACGCTTTCACGGACGGTGATCGCTCCGGCTGAGATACCGGTCGGAGTGATAACGGCCCTTCTGGGAGGACCGTTTTTCATATACCTGCTGCTGAGCGGATTTTCGGTGGAGGGACGCCGATGAAAGGGAGTATCTTCGACCTGAAAAAATTCGCGATACACGACGGCCCCGGTATTAGGACTACGGTCTTTTTCAGTGGATGTCCACTGAGATGCTGGTGGTGCCACAATCCCGAATCATTTATCGATGATCGGCAGCGACGCCCCGGCGAGGTAGTATCGAGAATATCGTTATGCCGCTATGAAGGATCGGAAAGAGTCACCGGCAATGATGTTCCCGTAGAGGCTGTGATAAGAGAGATAATGAAGGACGAGGTGTTTTACAGGCATTCGGGTGGGGGCGTGACGATATCGGGAGGAGAACCTCTCTTTCAACCTGATTTTCTCGTAGAACTTTTGAAAGCGTGCGGGGATGAAGAGATCCATATCGCTCTCGATACATCCGGATACGCCGAAAGAAAAGATATTGAAAGGCTCGGCGGCCTGGTCGATCTTTATCTTTTCGATATCAAGTTCATCGATGAGAAGGAACATATCAAATATACAGGAGTTTCGAACAGGCTGATACTTGATAACCTTCAATACCTTGAGAGCAGCGGGGCTGATATAGAGATAAGAATACCGTTGATACCAGGGATAACCGATACGGCGCGCAACATCGAAGATATCATCTCATTTCTAATGAATAGAGATGCTCTTCACAAGGTATCACTTCTTCCGTATAATAAGATGTGCGAGGATAAATTCAGGCGGATGAGGATGAAGTACCGTCCCGGTCCTGTTTCGCCGCATTCTCCGCAAGATATCGCGGAGATAACGGAAAAATTCACGAGCGCCGGTCTCGAGGTCGGCATCGGAGGATGAAAAGGTTGAACAAGAGGATTGAAAGGTTGAGAAAACAGAGTCTTGAGGCCGCCGCGGAGATATCGATGGAACGGGCTCTTCTCCTGACCGAGTTTTACCGTGACAAGACCGAAAAAGACCTGTCGGTCCCGGTATCGAGGGCGAAAGCTCTCCGGCATATCCTCGAGAATAAAGCTCTCTGCGTAAATCCCGGAGAACTTATCGTCGGAGAAAGAGGTCCCCGTCCGAAAGCCACATCGACTTATCCCGAGATCTGCGCACATTCCCTTCTTGATCTCGACATACTCGACAAAAGGGAAAAGGTCTCTTTTAAAGTCAGCGCGGAGTCGAGGAAGATCCATGAGGGTGAGATAATCCCATTCTGGGCAGGTAGAAGTATCAGGGATATCATTTTCAGGAAAGTATCGCCAGAGTGGCTTGACGCGTACGAGGCGGGGATCTTTACTGAATTTCAGGAGCAGAGGGCCCCGGGACACACTGTGCTCGACGGCAAGATATACACGAAGGGTTTCATTGATTTCAAAAAAGAGATCGATGAAAGCATTTTAAGAATATCGGAAAAATCGTCCCCCGTGAGTCGGGCGAGGGTAGAGGAATTGAAAGGGATGGCTATCGCTGCCGATGCTCTCATCGGCTACGCGCGAAGGTACGCCGCTCTACTCGATGAGATGGCTGAAGTGGAGAAGGACAGCAGAAGAAGGGATGAACTGATCGAGATGGCTGGTGTCTGCAGGAGAGTCCCGGCCCTGGCCCCGGAGACATTCCATGAAGCTTTGCAGTACTACTGGTTCGTCCATATAGGGATAATAACCGAATTGAATACGTGGGATTCCTTCAATCCCGGAAGGCTTGACCAGCAGCTGTTACCATTTTATTCAGAAGGAATATCTGAAGGGACCCTGACGAAGGAAAAGGCAAAGGAACTCCTGCAGTCGTTCTGGATTAAATTCAACAACCAGCCAGCACCGCCGAAAGTAGGCGTCACCGCGCAGGAAAGCAACACGTATACCGATTTTTGCCTTATTAACCTCGGCGGAGTGACCGGGAACGGGGAGGACGGGGTCAACGAACTGACCTATCTTATTCTCGACGTCATCGAGGAGATGCGGCTTCTTCAACCGGGAACGATGGTTCAGATCAGCCGTAAGAACCCGGACAAGTACCTTGACAGAGCACTTAAGATCGTGAAGACCGGATTCGGTCAGCCATCGGTATTCAATACCGAAGCGATAATCGCCGAGATGCTCAGGCAGGGGAAATCGATCGAAGACGCCAGGGCCGGCGGAGCGAGCGGGTGCGTCGAGACGGGAGCATTCGGAAAGGAAAGTTATATTCTTACCGGATATTTCAACCTCCCGAAGATCCTCGAGTTGACGCTTCACCGAGGTACTGATCCGGTCACGGGAAAATCGATTGGTATCGATACCGGTGACCCCGCCGGATTCGGAGACTTCGAGGAGTTCTACGGCGCATTTGAACGTCAGCTCAAATATTTTATCGACATAAAGATCGCGGGAAATCTGATCATCGAATCGATATGGGCGGAGACTCTTCCCGCGCCGCTGATGTCGCTTCTGATAGACGATTGCGTCAAGAGGGGGATGGATTATAACGAAGGAGGAGCGAGGTACAATTCGTCGTATATCCAGGGTGTCGGGCTTGGAACAGTGAGTGACGCGATGGCGGCGGTAAAATACCACATTTTCGATCTGGCGGATCTTTCTTTCGATGAGTTGATAGATGCTCTCGACCGGGATTTCGATGGAAAGGAAAAGCTCAGGAAGATCCTTGTCGACGAGACTCCAAAATACGGGAACGACGATGATTATCCCGACCTGATAATGGTAAGGATATTCGAAAGCTTCTTCGATTCCGTCGATGGCATCGAGAACGCCAAGGGGGGGTATTTCCGCGTGGATATGCTTCCGACCACCTGCCACGTCTATTTTGGAAGCAAGACAGGCGCGCTGCCTGATGGAAGGAAGGCAGGCGTTCCTCTTTCAGAGGGGATATCACCCGTCCAGGGAGCGGACAGGAAAGGCCCGACGGCGGTGCTTAAATCCGCCTCGAAATTCGATCATCTCAAGACCGGCGGTACTCTTCTCAATCAGAAGTTCTCTCCACAGGTATTTTCTGAGGGGAAGGGCATCGAGAAGGTACGTCAGTTGATCAGGGCGTATTTCAGTATGAACGGACACCATATTCAGTTTAACGTCGTCAGTGCTGATATTCTGAGAAGAGCACAGGATGATCCTGAGAGCCACAAGGATCTGATTGTAAGGGTCGCCGGGTACAGCGATTACTTCGTAGATCTAGGGACTGATCTACAGAACGAGATAATAAGACGCACGGAACATGAAGCGGGATGAGATCTTCCGAGATCGGCGCGGGATCGGTGAGAAAATGATCTCCGAAAAACCGGGATCAACGAAAAAGGATATTTTAATTGCTGCTGGAATTTTTCTTCTGGCACTGGCCGTGAGGTTTATTTACCTCCTGGAGATCTCAAAAGGACCCCTCTTCGACACTCCGGTCATAGATTCAGCCACATATCTTGATATAGCGAGGAATATAGTATCGACGCATTCCCTCGACCCCAGGCTCTTCTGGCAATCGTTCTTTTATCCGTTGTATCTCGCCATGACAATATCGGTTTTCGACGATCAGGCGGTAGCGGCAAGGATCATTCAGCTTTCGGCGGGAGCAGTCTCAGCGGTACTGATCTATTTTATCGGGAAAAAACTCTTTGACAGGAAGACAGCGATACTTGCCGCTGTAATGATAGCGATCTGCGGAACTATGTTCTTTTTTGAAGGAGAGCTTCTAGCGACAGGGTGGGCGTCATTTATTTCTGTGGTCCTCATGATGCTGATGATCGAGACGCTCGACAGGGATAATTTGTCGCTGTTTATCTTTTCAGGCCTGGCCGCCGGTATCGCGATAGCGATACGCGCGACTTTTCTTCCCTTCATTCTGGTGACGTATATCTATTTTGCCTTAAGGGTGAAAGATGGCAGGGGAGGAGTGGGAAGATCATTTATC includes the following:
- a CDS encoding FAD-dependent thymidylate synthase, with product MKVILAGLNVESDLIKKAETALGAEMTPEVISAAYARISRDPRNVNTLRREARKEIRKARRSNEAIVFDMGHSSIAEHAVMNFDVMDISRIAVEAIEHFRLASYTEKSQRYIRLGKDFVIPKEIVEAGLRSEFLSLVESLNWYYEELFSKIARSSSGSGTAKEDARYLMPLATSAQLGMTINARELEYMISRLSCHELSEVREFSDRLSKIAHRKVPSLVRYPGATDYFRMMPVVKREAGRIARVKRKDQSERVRLVDATENGDIKLIGSIIYSGGQSSYAESMEAAKRMKSKNRSEIVASVMKEIESYNGVWREFENIDMTFEVVVSASCYAQLKRHRMTTQIVQPYSTSLGVSIPESVRKAGGISLFREGIKKSEGLYRKLREKAGISAEYVLTNAHRRRVMVKINLRELYHFSRLRSDAHAQWEIREISEMMCSLARERFPLGGSMLGGKDQFYEIKKKCT
- a CDS encoding ABC transporter substrate-binding protein, whose translation is MKRRVGFRKSLQSRSFSLFLLMAILAFLVSHLSFSSGLEGAGGDKALSSSPDRIISLSPSSTEILYALGLEDRLVGVTRFCKFPPGVSEKPKVGGYLDPNYEIIALLKPDMVILLPEQDAAGRYLDQLRIAHMTVDNKTIEDILASIRMIGEICGVDSAAVKLVSSLESRIDSVRTRVLAGARPRIMITIGRDFGSDSLGKIYIAGRKTYYDEIIDIAGGVNACGERMIKYPVISAEGVLAIDPDMIIELLPEKDAAGYTEEEINRPWKGIPNARAVRGKKIYLLTQDYTQIPGPRFIMLLEDIAGIINSE
- a CDS encoding ABC transporter ATP-binding protein, yielding MRGIDIRIDRLSCRLGGKEILSSMTFEVPAGKHLSIIGPNGAGKTTLLKCIMRILPISNGSIEIRGRKIGEYSQKKLARDIGYVPQNAGRSIPFTVEELVLMGRYPYLSPFSSVTPEDRDAARSALDMTGTLALSDRGFDSLSGGEQQLVLIASVLAQGSGIILLDEPATFLDPKHAEEVYRILRRIREEMNATILSVTHDINSSLMVSDAILAIKDGKRAYYGKTGDLTAAGVLDEVFDKKFLYSDHPVSGTRIIMPDVIR
- a CDS encoding iron ABC transporter permease; its protein translation is MKNKRKLFIAFFFLASFTVIAAAPFFGVEKITPGTVLRPDSDDVKAEIFWKIRVPRVIAAFCAGAALALSGMAFQAIFRNPLATPFTLGVSSGSAFGAAIYIQMGISFSLPGISGQSLFAFMAALVSIGIVYGLTRLKKGFSTATMLISGVAVNFFFSSLILFIQYISDFDNSFRIIRWLMGGFEIVGYSPVLTILPFIAIGTIMILLKINELNLITAGDDLAAGKGVDIKRTRTVIFLAASLMIGSIVSIFGVIGFVGMMVPHICRLIAGYNHRNLAPASLVFGGTFLVICDTLSRTVIAPAEIPVGVITALLGGPFFIYLLLSGFSVEGRR
- a CDS encoding glycyl-radical enzyme activating protein, which translates into the protein MKGSIFDLKKFAIHDGPGIRTTVFFSGCPLRCWWCHNPESFIDDRQRRPGEVVSRISLCRYEGSERVTGNDVPVEAVIREIMKDEVFYRHSGGGVTISGGEPLFQPDFLVELLKACGDEEIHIALDTSGYAERKDIERLGGLVDLYLFDIKFIDEKEHIKYTGVSNRLILDNLQYLESSGADIEIRIPLIPGITDTARNIEDIISFLMNRDALHKVSLLPYNKMCEDKFRRMRMKYRPGPVSPHSPQDIAEITEKFTSAGLEVGIGG
- a CDS encoding glycyl radical protein codes for the protein MNKRIERLRKQSLEAAAEISMERALLLTEFYRDKTEKDLSVPVSRAKALRHILENKALCVNPGELIVGERGPRPKATSTYPEICAHSLLDLDILDKREKVSFKVSAESRKIHEGEIIPFWAGRSIRDIIFRKVSPEWLDAYEAGIFTEFQEQRAPGHTVLDGKIYTKGFIDFKKEIDESILRISEKSSPVSRARVEELKGMAIAADALIGYARRYAALLDEMAEVEKDSRRRDELIEMAGVCRRVPALAPETFHEALQYYWFVHIGIITELNTWDSFNPGRLDQQLLPFYSEGISEGTLTKEKAKELLQSFWIKFNNQPAPPKVGVTAQESNTYTDFCLINLGGVTGNGEDGVNELTYLILDVIEEMRLLQPGTMVQISRKNPDKYLDRALKIVKTGFGQPSVFNTEAIIAEMLRQGKSIEDARAGGASGCVETGAFGKESYILTGYFNLPKILELTLHRGTDPVTGKSIGIDTGDPAGFGDFEEFYGAFERQLKYFIDIKIAGNLIIESIWAETLPAPLMSLLIDDCVKRGMDYNEGGARYNSSYIQGVGLGTVSDAMAAVKYHIFDLADLSFDELIDALDRDFDGKEKLRKILVDETPKYGNDDDYPDLIMVRIFESFFDSVDGIENAKGGYFRVDMLPTTCHVYFGSKTGALPDGRKAGVPLSEGISPVQGADRKGPTAVLKSASKFDHLKTGGTLLNQKFSPQVFSEGKGIEKVRQLIRAYFSMNGHHIQFNVVSADILRRAQDDPESHKDLIVRVAGYSDYFVDLGTDLQNEIIRRTEHEAG